The genome window GTTCCACGGAGTGATGCAAGCTACCACACCTAACGGTTCCCGTACTGTCATAGCCATACGATCCTGGGAGCCGGTCGGGATGGTTTCACCGAACATTCTTCTCCCTTCTCCTGCCATGTATTTGCAGGAAGCGATCGTCGCGTCTACTTCACCTAGCGATTCCGCATACACCTTTCCCATTTCCAGCGTCATCATTTTTGCGATATGTTCTTTTCGTTGCAGCAATATTTCTGCTACCTTCCACAAATAGTCTGCACGCTCTGGAACAGGCCTTTTTTTCCATGCCTGGTACGCTTCGTTTGCAGCCTGTACGGCTTGTGTCACATCCAGCTCTTTGGACATGACACACGTCCCGACCATTTCTCCAGTCGCCGGGTTTCTACTTGTAAAGCTCTCAGCGTTATCGGCGGACTTCCAAACGCCATCAATAAAATTCGTCGCCAACTGTACGTCTGCCATTTTTCGCACCTTGCCTTTCCCGTCGCCTTAATTAACAAGCCGTAAGAACCCTTTTAATCTTTCGCTTTTGGGATTGGAGAGAACCACTTTGGGATCACCCTGCTCCTCAATCATCCCGTTGTGCATATAAATCACCCGATCAGCGACATCGCGGGCAAAACCCATTTCGTGGGTAACGACAACCATGGTCATCCCTTCATTGGCCAGTTGCTTCATGACATTCAGGACCTCTCCGACCAATTCCGGATCAAGCGCAGAAGTCGGTTCATCAAACAGCATGATTTTCGGATTCATCGCTAGCGCCCTGGCGATTGCCACCCTTTGCTGCTGACCTCCGGAAAGCTTTTTGGGATAGACATTCTGCTTCTCTAGCAAGCCCACTTTTTCCAGTAGGACGAGTGCCTCTTTTTTGACATCCTCTTTTTTTCTGTGAAGCACTTGAATGGGCGCTTCCATGACATTTTCCAAAACAGTCATATGCGGGAAAAGATTAAACTGCTGAAAAACCATTCCAACTTCTCGCCTGATTTGATTGATGTGTTTGACTGATTCATCCAGTACGATGTTGTCTATGATGATCTTCCCAGCTGTGATCGTCTCCAAGCGGTTCAGACAACGAAGCAACGTACTCTTCCCCGATCCACTAGCGCCAATCAACGAGACCACTTCGCCTTTGTGAATGGTGATGTCAACGCCTTTCAACACTTCCAAATCTCCGAAGCTTTTATGCAAGTTATGGATTTTAATAATTGGCTCTGCCGTTTCTGTTTTCATCGCTGCCACCTCCATACTCTATTCCTCCTAGTGATCGCTTACAGAAAGGCGATATTCAATCTTCTTGAGAATGAAAGAAAAAATGGTCGTCAAAAACAAATACAGCAGGGCAGCCGTAATGTAAAACTCGATAAACGCGTAGTTGGTCGCAGCAAAGCGCTGGGAGACCATCATCAGCTCAGAAACGGTCACAAGAGACGCAAGCGAAGAGTCTTTCAGCATACTGATGGCTTGATTGCCAAGGGCCGGGATGCTTACCCGAATGGCCTGCGGCAAGATGATTCGCTTCATAATCGTCGCGTAACCCATGCCTAAAGACTGCGCCGCCTCTGTCTGCCCTTTGGGAATGGAAAGCATTCCACCGCGGTAGATCTCGGCAATATAGGCACCTGAGTTAATTCCCAAGGCAATCACGCCCGCAGTAAAAGGTCCCAGTTCAATCCCCACTTGCGGGAGACCAAAATACACGAGGAACAGCTGTACCAGCATAGGTGTGCCGCGAATGACCCAGATATAAAAATCGGCTATCCAGACGAGTGGCTTTACTTTGGATATTTTCATCAGAGCAGCGATTAATCCGAGCAGCAGCCCAAGTATGATAGATACAATTGACAATTCTAATGTCACCAGAGCTGCCTGCAGCAGGAAGGGTATGAAGTCAGATACGAGTGTGAAATCTAGCATGACAACTCTCCCTTACCGAATGTCTTGATCAAACCATTTTTTACTTATTTGTTCGTAGGTGCCATCACTAAGCATTGCTTCTAAATGCTTGTTCAGTTCTACTCTCAGTGCTTCCTCATTCTTGTTCAAGGCGATGCCCGCAGCATCCTTGAGTAATGGATCACCAATCGGCTTGAATGGATAGTTCTTTTCTTTAATGATCCGGGCGCCTACCCCACGGTCTGTAATTACCCCTTCTACCCGGCCGTTCGCCATGTCTTGAAAGCTCAGC of Brevibacillus choshinensis contains these proteins:
- a CDS encoding amino acid ABC transporter ATP-binding protein; the protein is MEVAAMKTETAEPIIKIHNLHKSFGDLEVLKGVDITIHKGEVVSLIGASGSGKSTLLRCLNRLETITAGKIIIDNIVLDESVKHINQIRREVGMVFQQFNLFPHMTVLENVMEAPIQVLHRKKEDVKKEALVLLEKVGLLEKQNVYPKKLSGGQQQRVAIARALAMNPKIMLFDEPTSALDPELVGEVLNVMKQLANEGMTMVVVTHEMGFARDVADRVIYMHNGMIEEQGDPKVVLSNPKSERLKGFLRLVN
- a CDS encoding amino acid ABC transporter permease, with the translated sequence MLDFTLVSDFIPFLLQAALVTLELSIVSIILGLLLGLIAALMKISKVKPLVWIADFYIWVIRGTPMLVQLFLVYFGLPQVGIELGPFTAGVIALGINSGAYIAEIYRGGMLSIPKGQTEAAQSLGMGYATIMKRIILPQAIRVSIPALGNQAISMLKDSSLASLVTVSELMMVSQRFAATNYAFIEFYITAALLYLFLTTIFSFILKKIEYRLSVSDH